In one window of Octopus bimaculoides isolate UCB-OBI-ISO-001 chromosome 20, ASM119413v2, whole genome shotgun sequence DNA:
- the LOC106879806 gene encoding ATP-dependent DNA helicase pif1, producing the protein MGYLHMHDSPGGTGKTFVVKLLLAKVQENKIALATVTSGIAATLLPGGLTAHSTFNLPLDLSNKEDPVCNISKNSGMGELIQRCHLIVWDECTMAHKITFEAVDRTLRDIRNCNSMMGNATALLSGDFRQTLPVVPRGIQMDELNASIKSSVLWHHVKTLQLSTNMRSRLSRDQSGELFAEQLLKLGEGRVANDEEQFLSLNPICNSADSVEDLVAEIFPNLLHNYNTDWICERAIPASKNVAVNGINIMVLNKLLGEVFTYNSIDSVVDDKDSVNYLPSNFSTH; encoded by the exons ATGGGTTACCTGCACATGCACG ATTCTCCAGGAGGTACTGGGAAAACATTTGTAGTTAAACTCCTCCTGGCTAAagttcaagaaaataaaatagctttAGCTACTGTTACTTCTGGGATTGCAGCAACGTTACTACCTGGAGGTCTGACTGCCCATTCAACATTCAATTTACCTTTAGATTTATCTAACAAAGAAGATCCAGTttgtaatatatctaaaaattctGGAATGGGTGAACTAATACAAAGATGTCACTTAATTGTCTGGGACGAATGTACCATGGCCCACAAAATAACTTTTGAAGCTGTGGACAGAACATTACGAGACATTAGAAATTGTAATTCCATGATGGGAAATGCCACAGCATTATTGTCTGGAGACTTCCGACAAACACTACCAGTTGTTCCAAGAGGAATACAAATGGATGAGCTCAATGCTTCAATAAAGTCTTCTGTATTATGGCACCATGTGAAAACACTTCAACTTTCGACAAATATGAGATCAAGGCTTTCAAGAGATCAATCAGGTGAACTATTTGCAGAACAGCTTTTGAAACTCGGTGAAGGGAGAGTTGCAAATGATGAAGAACAGTTTCTTTCACTCAATCCAATATGTAATTCAGCTGATTCCGTCGAAGATTTGGTGGCTGAAATCTTTCCTaatcttcttcataattacaaTACAGATTGGATCTGTGAGCGAGCTATCCCGGCTTCAAAAAATGTTGCTGTAAATGGCATTAATATTATGGTATTGAATAAACTTCTAGGAGAAGTATTCACTTATAACTCAATTGacagtgttgttgatgataagGATAGTGTTAACTATCTCCCATCGAATTTTTCAACTCACTAG